The Osmerus eperlanus chromosome 12, fOsmEpe2.1, whole genome shotgun sequence genome has a segment encoding these proteins:
- the a1cf gene encoding APOBEC1 complementation factor isoform X2 — MEPNHKSGDGLAGMQKEVALRTLIQRTGYQILQENGQRRYGGPPPGWEGPPPERGSEIFVGKLPRDLFEDELVPLCEKFGKIYEVRMMMDFNGNNRGYAFVTFTTKQEAKTAMKQLNNHEIRNGRLLGVCASVDNCRLFVGGIPKTKKREEILAEMRKVTEGVMEVIVYPSAADKTKNRGFAFVEYDSHRAAAMARRKLLPGRIQLWGHAIAVDWAEPEVEVDEDTMATVKILYVRNLMLATTEETIEKEFNSIKPGAVERVKKIRDYAFVHFTHREDAINAMTALNGKLVDSSPIEVTLAKPVDKDSYVRYTRGTGGRGGPLLQGEYAYTLGQVYDPTAAYLGAPVFYAPQAYAALPNQFRFPTAKGHVGGRGLVRPPSIRDIYMNIPVGAAGVRGMGGRGYLAYAGVGRGCAGYQLKADKRPDDKLFDLLPGMELTPMNTVALKPPGMKHAPQILEDVCQKNNWGQPVYQLHSALGHDQRQLFLYKVTIPALATQYPNVHPFTPSKLCAAVDEAKVHAAEHALQTLGLQTEGAAEATAAAAAAAAFSGYALASPSASVVASQLKQAVSLGQDLTAYATYEGYPAFAVATRGDGYGVF, encoded by the exons ATGGAACCCAATCACAAATCCGGGGACGGCCTGGCGGGCATGCAGAAAGAGGTGGCACTGCGCACTCTCATCCAGCGCACCGGATACCAGATACTACAG gagaATGGTCAGCGGAGGTATGGAGGGCCTCCGCCAGGCTGGGAGGGCCCCCCCCCAGAGCGGGGGAGTGAGATCTTCGTGGGGAAGCTGCCCAGAGACCTGTTTGAGGACGAGCTGGTGCCCCTCTGTGAGAAG tttgGGAAGATCTAcgaggtgaggatgatgatggacTTCAACGGCAACAACCGGGGCTACGCCTTCGTCACCTTCACCACCAAGCAGGAGGCCAAGACCGCCATGAAGCAGCTCAACAACCACGAGATCAG GAATGGTCGTCTGCTGGGCGTGTGCGCCAGCGTGGACAACTGCCGTCTGTTCGTGGGCGGGATCCCCAAGACCAAGAAAAGGGAGGAGATCCTGGCCGAGATGAGGAAGGTCACCGAGGGGGTCATGGAGGTCATTGTGTACCCAAGCGCCGCTGACAAGACCAAGAACCGTGGCTTTGCCTTTGTGGAGTACGATAGTCACCGTGCTGCAGCCATGGCCCGCAGGAAGCTGCTGCCAG GCAGGATCCAGCTGTGGGGTCACGCCATCGCCGTGGACTGGGCGGAgccagaggtggaggtggacgaGGATACCATGGCGACGGTGAAGATCCTATACGTGAGGAACCTGATGCTGGCCACCACCGAAGAGACCATAGAGAAGGAGTTTAACAGCATCAAGCCag gtgcagtGGAGAGGGTGAAGAAGATCAGGGACTACGCCTTCGTCCATTTCACCCACAGAGAGGACGCCATCAACGCCATGACCGCCCTCAACGGCAAG ttGGTGGACAGCTCTCCCATCGAGGTGACCCTGGCCAAGCCCGTGGACAAGGACAGCTACGTGCGCTACACGCGGGGGACGGGGGGCCGCGggggccccctcctccagggggaGTATGCCTACACGCTGGGCCAGGTGTATGACCCCACCGCCGCGTACCTCGGGGCGCCAGTCTTCTACGCCCCCCAGGCTTACGCCGCCCTCCCAAACCAGTTCCGCTTCCCCACTGCCAAGGGACACGTGGGGGGGCGCGGTCTGGTCCGGCCGCCTTCGATCAGAG ACATTTACATGAATATACCTGTAGGGGCGGCCGGCGTGCGGGGcatgggggggcggggctaccTGGCCTACGCAGGCGTAGGGCGTGGCTGCGCCGGCTACCAGCTGAAGGCCGATAAGAGGCCGGACGACAAGCTGTTTGACCTGCTTCCTGGAATGGAGCTCACCCCCATGAACACAGTGGCCCTGAAACCTCCTGGGATGAAGCACGCtccgcag ATTCTGGAGGATGTTTGTCAGAAGAACAACTGGGGTCAGCCCGTCTACCAGCTCCACTCTGCTCTTGGACACGACCAGCGGCAGCTGTTCCTTTAtaaggtcaccatcccagccctcgCCACCCAGTACCCCAACGT ACACCCGTTCACCCCGTCCAAGCTGTGTGCGGCGGTGGACGAGGCCAAGGTCCACGCGGCCGAGCACGCCCTGCAGACCCTGGGGCTGCAGACAGAGGGCGCCGCAGAGGCCACCGCTGCGGCCGCAGCCGCAGCCGCCTTCTCAG GTTACGCCCTGGCCAGCCCCTCCGCCTCTGTTGTGGCCTCCCAGCTCAAACAGGCCGTGTCGCTGGGCCAGGATCTCACGGCCTACGCCACCTATGAAGGGTACCCTGCCTTCGCCGTGGCAACCCGAGGAGACGGCTACGGGGTGTTCTGA
- the a1cf gene encoding APOBEC1 complementation factor isoform X4: MEPNHKSGDGLAGMQKEVALRTLIQRTGYQILQENGQRRYGGPPPGWEGPPPERGSEIFVGKLPRDLFEDELVPLCEKFGKIYEVRMMMDFNGNNRGYAFVTFTTKQEAKTAMKQLNNHEIRNGRLLGVCASVDNCRLFVGGIPKTKKREEILAEMRKVTEGVMEVIVYPSAADKTKNRGFAFVEYDSHRAAAMARRKLLPGRIQLWGHAIAVDWAEPEVEVDEDTMATVKILYVRNLMLATTEETIEKEFNSIKPGAVERVKKIRDYAFVHFTHREDAINAMTALNGKLVDSSPIEVTLAKPVDKDSYVRYTRGTGGRGGPLLQGEYAYTLGQVYDPTAAYLGAPVFYAPQAYAALPNQFRFPTAKGHVGGRGLVRPPSIRGAAGVRGMGGRGYLAYAGVGRGCAGYQLKADKRPDDKLFDLLPGMELTPMNTVALKPPGMKHAPQILEDVCQKNNWGQPVYQLHSALGHDQRQLFLYKVTIPALATQYPNVHPFTPSKLCAAVDEAKVHAAEHALQTLGLQTEGAAEATAAAAAAAAFSGYALASPSASVVASQLKQAVSLGQDLTAYATYEGYPAFAVATRGDGYGVF, from the exons ATGGAACCCAATCACAAATCCGGGGACGGCCTGGCGGGCATGCAGAAAGAGGTGGCACTGCGCACTCTCATCCAGCGCACCGGATACCAGATACTACAG gagaATGGTCAGCGGAGGTATGGAGGGCCTCCGCCAGGCTGGGAGGGCCCCCCCCCAGAGCGGGGGAGTGAGATCTTCGTGGGGAAGCTGCCCAGAGACCTGTTTGAGGACGAGCTGGTGCCCCTCTGTGAGAAG tttgGGAAGATCTAcgaggtgaggatgatgatggacTTCAACGGCAACAACCGGGGCTACGCCTTCGTCACCTTCACCACCAAGCAGGAGGCCAAGACCGCCATGAAGCAGCTCAACAACCACGAGATCAG GAATGGTCGTCTGCTGGGCGTGTGCGCCAGCGTGGACAACTGCCGTCTGTTCGTGGGCGGGATCCCCAAGACCAAGAAAAGGGAGGAGATCCTGGCCGAGATGAGGAAGGTCACCGAGGGGGTCATGGAGGTCATTGTGTACCCAAGCGCCGCTGACAAGACCAAGAACCGTGGCTTTGCCTTTGTGGAGTACGATAGTCACCGTGCTGCAGCCATGGCCCGCAGGAAGCTGCTGCCAG GCAGGATCCAGCTGTGGGGTCACGCCATCGCCGTGGACTGGGCGGAgccagaggtggaggtggacgaGGATACCATGGCGACGGTGAAGATCCTATACGTGAGGAACCTGATGCTGGCCACCACCGAAGAGACCATAGAGAAGGAGTTTAACAGCATCAAGCCag gtgcagtGGAGAGGGTGAAGAAGATCAGGGACTACGCCTTCGTCCATTTCACCCACAGAGAGGACGCCATCAACGCCATGACCGCCCTCAACGGCAAG ttGGTGGACAGCTCTCCCATCGAGGTGACCCTGGCCAAGCCCGTGGACAAGGACAGCTACGTGCGCTACACGCGGGGGACGGGGGGCCGCGggggccccctcctccagggggaGTATGCCTACACGCTGGGCCAGGTGTATGACCCCACCGCCGCGTACCTCGGGGCGCCAGTCTTCTACGCCCCCCAGGCTTACGCCGCCCTCCCAAACCAGTTCCGCTTCCCCACTGCCAAGGGACACGTGGGGGGGCGCGGTCTGGTCCGGCCGCCTTCGATCAGAG GGGCGGCCGGCGTGCGGGGcatgggggggcggggctaccTGGCCTACGCAGGCGTAGGGCGTGGCTGCGCCGGCTACCAGCTGAAGGCCGATAAGAGGCCGGACGACAAGCTGTTTGACCTGCTTCCTGGAATGGAGCTCACCCCCATGAACACAGTGGCCCTGAAACCTCCTGGGATGAAGCACGCtccgcag ATTCTGGAGGATGTTTGTCAGAAGAACAACTGGGGTCAGCCCGTCTACCAGCTCCACTCTGCTCTTGGACACGACCAGCGGCAGCTGTTCCTTTAtaaggtcaccatcccagccctcgCCACCCAGTACCCCAACGT ACACCCGTTCACCCCGTCCAAGCTGTGTGCGGCGGTGGACGAGGCCAAGGTCCACGCGGCCGAGCACGCCCTGCAGACCCTGGGGCTGCAGACAGAGGGCGCCGCAGAGGCCACCGCTGCGGCCGCAGCCGCAGCCGCCTTCTCAG GTTACGCCCTGGCCAGCCCCTCCGCCTCTGTTGTGGCCTCCCAGCTCAAACAGGCCGTGTCGCTGGGCCAGGATCTCACGGCCTACGCCACCTATGAAGGGTACCCTGCCTTCGCCGTGGCAACCCGAGGAGACGGCTACGGGGTGTTCTGA
- the a1cf gene encoding APOBEC1 complementation factor isoform X3: protein MEPNHKSGDGLAGMQKEVALRTLIQRTGYQILQENGQRRYGGPPPGWEGPPPERGSEIFVGKLPRDLFEDELVPLCEKFGKIYEVRMMMDFNGNNRGYAFVTFTTKQEAKTAMKQLNNHEIRNGRLLGVCASVDNCRLFVGGIPKTKKREEILAEMRKVTEGVMEVIVYPSAADKTKNRGFAFVEYDSHRAAAMARRKLLPGRIQLWGHAIAVDWAEPEVEVDEDTMATVKILYVRNLMLATTEETIEKEFNSIKPGAVERVKKIRDYAFVHFTHREDAINAMTALNGKLVDSSPIEVTLAKPVDKDSYVRYTRGTGGRGGPLLQGEYAYTLGQVYDPTAAYLGAPVFYAPQAYAALPNQFRFPTAKGHVGGRGLVRPPSIRGAAGVRGMGGRGYLAYAGVGRGCAGYQLKADKRPDDKLFDLLPGMELTPMNTVALKPPGMKHAPQILEDVCQKNNWGQPVYQLHSALGHDQRQLFLYKVTIPALATQYPNVHPFTPSKLCAAVDEAKVHAAEHALQTLGLQTEGAAEATAAAAAAAAFSVGYALASPSASVVASQLKQAVSLGQDLTAYATYEGYPAFAVATRGDGYGVF, encoded by the exons ATGGAACCCAATCACAAATCCGGGGACGGCCTGGCGGGCATGCAGAAAGAGGTGGCACTGCGCACTCTCATCCAGCGCACCGGATACCAGATACTACAG gagaATGGTCAGCGGAGGTATGGAGGGCCTCCGCCAGGCTGGGAGGGCCCCCCCCCAGAGCGGGGGAGTGAGATCTTCGTGGGGAAGCTGCCCAGAGACCTGTTTGAGGACGAGCTGGTGCCCCTCTGTGAGAAG tttgGGAAGATCTAcgaggtgaggatgatgatggacTTCAACGGCAACAACCGGGGCTACGCCTTCGTCACCTTCACCACCAAGCAGGAGGCCAAGACCGCCATGAAGCAGCTCAACAACCACGAGATCAG GAATGGTCGTCTGCTGGGCGTGTGCGCCAGCGTGGACAACTGCCGTCTGTTCGTGGGCGGGATCCCCAAGACCAAGAAAAGGGAGGAGATCCTGGCCGAGATGAGGAAGGTCACCGAGGGGGTCATGGAGGTCATTGTGTACCCAAGCGCCGCTGACAAGACCAAGAACCGTGGCTTTGCCTTTGTGGAGTACGATAGTCACCGTGCTGCAGCCATGGCCCGCAGGAAGCTGCTGCCAG GCAGGATCCAGCTGTGGGGTCACGCCATCGCCGTGGACTGGGCGGAgccagaggtggaggtggacgaGGATACCATGGCGACGGTGAAGATCCTATACGTGAGGAACCTGATGCTGGCCACCACCGAAGAGACCATAGAGAAGGAGTTTAACAGCATCAAGCCag gtgcagtGGAGAGGGTGAAGAAGATCAGGGACTACGCCTTCGTCCATTTCACCCACAGAGAGGACGCCATCAACGCCATGACCGCCCTCAACGGCAAG ttGGTGGACAGCTCTCCCATCGAGGTGACCCTGGCCAAGCCCGTGGACAAGGACAGCTACGTGCGCTACACGCGGGGGACGGGGGGCCGCGggggccccctcctccagggggaGTATGCCTACACGCTGGGCCAGGTGTATGACCCCACCGCCGCGTACCTCGGGGCGCCAGTCTTCTACGCCCCCCAGGCTTACGCCGCCCTCCCAAACCAGTTCCGCTTCCCCACTGCCAAGGGACACGTGGGGGGGCGCGGTCTGGTCCGGCCGCCTTCGATCAGAG GGGCGGCCGGCGTGCGGGGcatgggggggcggggctaccTGGCCTACGCAGGCGTAGGGCGTGGCTGCGCCGGCTACCAGCTGAAGGCCGATAAGAGGCCGGACGACAAGCTGTTTGACCTGCTTCCTGGAATGGAGCTCACCCCCATGAACACAGTGGCCCTGAAACCTCCTGGGATGAAGCACGCtccgcag ATTCTGGAGGATGTTTGTCAGAAGAACAACTGGGGTCAGCCCGTCTACCAGCTCCACTCTGCTCTTGGACACGACCAGCGGCAGCTGTTCCTTTAtaaggtcaccatcccagccctcgCCACCCAGTACCCCAACGT ACACCCGTTCACCCCGTCCAAGCTGTGTGCGGCGGTGGACGAGGCCAAGGTCCACGCGGCCGAGCACGCCCTGCAGACCCTGGGGCTGCAGACAGAGGGCGCCGCAGAGGCCACCGCTGCGGCCGCAGCCGCAGCCGCCTTCTCAG TAGGTTACGCCCTGGCCAGCCCCTCCGCCTCTGTTGTGGCCTCCCAGCTCAAACAGGCCGTGTCGCTGGGCCAGGATCTCACGGCCTACGCCACCTATGAAGGGTACCCTGCCTTCGCCGTGGCAACCCGAGGAGACGGCTACGGGGTGTTCTGA
- the a1cf gene encoding APOBEC1 complementation factor isoform X1: MEPNHKSGDGLAGMQKEVALRTLIQRTGYQILQENGQRRYGGPPPGWEGPPPERGSEIFVGKLPRDLFEDELVPLCEKFGKIYEVRMMMDFNGNNRGYAFVTFTTKQEAKTAMKQLNNHEIRNGRLLGVCASVDNCRLFVGGIPKTKKREEILAEMRKVTEGVMEVIVYPSAADKTKNRGFAFVEYDSHRAAAMARRKLLPGRIQLWGHAIAVDWAEPEVEVDEDTMATVKILYVRNLMLATTEETIEKEFNSIKPGAVERVKKIRDYAFVHFTHREDAINAMTALNGKLVDSSPIEVTLAKPVDKDSYVRYTRGTGGRGGPLLQGEYAYTLGQVYDPTAAYLGAPVFYAPQAYAALPNQFRFPTAKGHVGGRGLVRPPSIRDIYMNIPVGAAGVRGMGGRGYLAYAGVGRGCAGYQLKADKRPDDKLFDLLPGMELTPMNTVALKPPGMKHAPQILEDVCQKNNWGQPVYQLHSALGHDQRQLFLYKVTIPALATQYPNVHPFTPSKLCAAVDEAKVHAAEHALQTLGLQTEGAAEATAAAAAAAAFSVGYALASPSASVVASQLKQAVSLGQDLTAYATYEGYPAFAVATRGDGYGVF, from the exons ATGGAACCCAATCACAAATCCGGGGACGGCCTGGCGGGCATGCAGAAAGAGGTGGCACTGCGCACTCTCATCCAGCGCACCGGATACCAGATACTACAG gagaATGGTCAGCGGAGGTATGGAGGGCCTCCGCCAGGCTGGGAGGGCCCCCCCCCAGAGCGGGGGAGTGAGATCTTCGTGGGGAAGCTGCCCAGAGACCTGTTTGAGGACGAGCTGGTGCCCCTCTGTGAGAAG tttgGGAAGATCTAcgaggtgaggatgatgatggacTTCAACGGCAACAACCGGGGCTACGCCTTCGTCACCTTCACCACCAAGCAGGAGGCCAAGACCGCCATGAAGCAGCTCAACAACCACGAGATCAG GAATGGTCGTCTGCTGGGCGTGTGCGCCAGCGTGGACAACTGCCGTCTGTTCGTGGGCGGGATCCCCAAGACCAAGAAAAGGGAGGAGATCCTGGCCGAGATGAGGAAGGTCACCGAGGGGGTCATGGAGGTCATTGTGTACCCAAGCGCCGCTGACAAGACCAAGAACCGTGGCTTTGCCTTTGTGGAGTACGATAGTCACCGTGCTGCAGCCATGGCCCGCAGGAAGCTGCTGCCAG GCAGGATCCAGCTGTGGGGTCACGCCATCGCCGTGGACTGGGCGGAgccagaggtggaggtggacgaGGATACCATGGCGACGGTGAAGATCCTATACGTGAGGAACCTGATGCTGGCCACCACCGAAGAGACCATAGAGAAGGAGTTTAACAGCATCAAGCCag gtgcagtGGAGAGGGTGAAGAAGATCAGGGACTACGCCTTCGTCCATTTCACCCACAGAGAGGACGCCATCAACGCCATGACCGCCCTCAACGGCAAG ttGGTGGACAGCTCTCCCATCGAGGTGACCCTGGCCAAGCCCGTGGACAAGGACAGCTACGTGCGCTACACGCGGGGGACGGGGGGCCGCGggggccccctcctccagggggaGTATGCCTACACGCTGGGCCAGGTGTATGACCCCACCGCCGCGTACCTCGGGGCGCCAGTCTTCTACGCCCCCCAGGCTTACGCCGCCCTCCCAAACCAGTTCCGCTTCCCCACTGCCAAGGGACACGTGGGGGGGCGCGGTCTGGTCCGGCCGCCTTCGATCAGAG ACATTTACATGAATATACCTGTAGGGGCGGCCGGCGTGCGGGGcatgggggggcggggctaccTGGCCTACGCAGGCGTAGGGCGTGGCTGCGCCGGCTACCAGCTGAAGGCCGATAAGAGGCCGGACGACAAGCTGTTTGACCTGCTTCCTGGAATGGAGCTCACCCCCATGAACACAGTGGCCCTGAAACCTCCTGGGATGAAGCACGCtccgcag ATTCTGGAGGATGTTTGTCAGAAGAACAACTGGGGTCAGCCCGTCTACCAGCTCCACTCTGCTCTTGGACACGACCAGCGGCAGCTGTTCCTTTAtaaggtcaccatcccagccctcgCCACCCAGTACCCCAACGT ACACCCGTTCACCCCGTCCAAGCTGTGTGCGGCGGTGGACGAGGCCAAGGTCCACGCGGCCGAGCACGCCCTGCAGACCCTGGGGCTGCAGACAGAGGGCGCCGCAGAGGCCACCGCTGCGGCCGCAGCCGCAGCCGCCTTCTCAG TAGGTTACGCCCTGGCCAGCCCCTCCGCCTCTGTTGTGGCCTCCCAGCTCAAACAGGCCGTGTCGCTGGGCCAGGATCTCACGGCCTACGCCACCTATGAAGGGTACCCTGCCTTCGCCGTGGCAACCCGAGGAGACGGCTACGGGGTGTTCTGA